A genomic window from Helicobacter suis HS1 includes:
- a CDS encoding folylpolyglutamate synthase/dihydrofolate synthase family protein, translating to MNLTDYLASKAQEYAPFDPKRFKRIYTTFNAYCQDQVPKIQIIGTNGKGSTGRFLTLGLEQAGFKVLHFTSPHLLNFKERFYSQGRIITDAALEKAHQTLQTLPLEPMSYFEYATLLAIVLAQDCDYLVAEAGLGGEFDSTSVLNKRIALIYTPISLDHTERLGHSLKEIATTKLRAMIDLEPHTPILLAHQNRPFLKLAKQMASKYSLKLAPLVPPPSLAIQAYAHKHHYPPFLVDNLQTAISALEILNIDSSLATLKPLDLPGRFEFLTPSIILDVAHNVGGAKALAKALADQRVDLVYNSYQRKDAYGVLKSLKSRVKRVWILEVLDTQMIDRGVLEGFLEQLCIPFAPFSWDTFNPFSGLFVVAGSFSVVRTFIKGYQKYQGHFEGSRGLCAR from the coding sequence ATGAATTTAACAGACTATCTAGCCTCTAAAGCACAGGAGTACGCACCCTTTGATCCTAAGCGTTTTAAGCGTATCTACACCACTTTTAATGCGTATTGTCAGGATCAAGTGCCTAAAATCCAAATCATTGGCACTAATGGTAAGGGTAGTACAGGGCGTTTTTTAACTTTGGGGTTAGAACAGGCTGGCTTTAAAGTTTTACACTTCACCTCCCCTCATCTATTAAATTTTAAAGAGCGCTTTTATTCGCAGGGTAGAATCATCACAGACGCTGCTTTAGAAAAAGCACACCAAACTTTACAAACATTGCCCCTAGAACCCATGAGTTACTTTGAATACGCCACTCTTTTAGCCATTGTACTAGCCCAAGATTGTGATTATTTAGTGGCTGAGGCGGGTTTGGGAGGGGAATTTGATAGCACAAGTGTTTTAAATAAACGAATCGCTCTTATTTATACACCCATTAGCCTAGATCACACAGAAAGGTTAGGCCATAGCTTAAAAGAAATTGCTACTACTAAACTAAGAGCTATGATTGATTTAGAGCCACACACACCTATTTTATTAGCCCACCAAAACCGCCCCTTTTTAAAATTAGCCAAGCAAATGGCAAGCAAATATTCTTTAAAGTTAGCGCCCCTAGTGCCTCCCCCCTCTTTAGCCATACAAGCTTATGCCCACAAACACCACTATCCACCCTTTTTGGTTGATAATTTACAAACAGCGATTAGTGCTTTAGAAATCTTAAATATTGATTCTTCTCTTGCTACACTTAAACCCTTAGATTTACCGGGTCGTTTTGAGTTTTTGACACCCTCTATTATCTTAGATGTGGCGCACAATGTAGGCGGGGCTAAGGCTCTGGCTAAAGCCCTAGCCGATCAAAGAGTGGATTTGGTGTATAATAGCTATCAAAGAAAAGACGCTTATGGGGTTTTAAAAAGCCTTAAATCCCGTGTTAAACGGGTGTGGATTTTAGAAGTATTAGATACACAGATGATAGATAGGGGGGTTTTGGAGGGGTTTTTAGAGCAATTGTGCATACCCTTTGCTCCCTTTAGCTGGGATACTTTTAACCCCTTTTCTGGTTTGTTTGTGGTGGCCGGGTCTTTTAGTGTTGTGCGTACATTTATAAAGGGCTATCAAAAGTATCAGGGGCATTTTGAGGGTAGTAGGGGTTTGTGTGCCAGATAA
- the lptE gene encoding LPS assembly lipoprotein LptE: MKAISALFALVLLTGCGYKPIAALSDKVLGKGIYVRLVVNLPNPKNSVAFKDMLNRVIVQRFQNTLTSQKQADSIITIEITRVADTSISQNQEGFTTFYRATVYVDYTYNNKMGTVKTFHDSGYYNYAVSLQDPLITYNNRIYAISQALDQTLTQFVSQIAYEGKLNK, from the coding sequence ATGAAAGCCATTAGCGCGCTTTTTGCCTTGGTTTTATTAACAGGTTGTGGCTATAAACCCATTGCCGCCCTTTCAGATAAGGTTTTAGGCAAAGGTATATATGTGCGCTTGGTGGTGAATTTGCCCAACCCTAAAAACTCTGTGGCTTTTAAGGACATGCTTAATCGCGTCATTGTACAGCGTTTCCAAAATACCCTAACTAGTCAGAAACAAGCCGATTCTATTATTACCATTGAAATCACGCGGGTAGCTGATACTTCTATTAGCCAAAATCAAGAGGGCTTTACCACCTTCTACCGCGCTACGGTGTATGTGGATTACACTTACAATAATAAAATGGGCACTGTAAAAACTTTCCATGATAGCGGTTATTATAACTACGCTGTTTCATTACAAGACCCTCTCATCACTTACAATAACCGCATTTATGCAATCTCCCAAGCCCTAGATCAAACTCTTACCCAGTTTGTCTCCCAAATTGCCTATGAAGGTAAACTCAATAAATGA
- the leuS gene encoding leucine--tRNA ligase, which yields MQTYNPKIIEKKWQEIWANDLAFEPSSDFSKPKKYILSMMPYPSGEVHMGHVRNYAIGDALARYYRQVGYNVLHPMAFDAFGMPAENAAIKHQIHPKIWTEKNIANMQEEFKALGFSFSKTREFATCDPNYTKIEQQFFIEMFSKGLVYQKEAWLNWCPLDHTVLANEQVIDGKCWRCGSAVVQKQMPQYYLRITKYAEELLEELKNLKGSWPTQVLSMQEQWIGKSEGLAFSFALEAESIARLNRSDLTQIEVFTTRIDTIFGVTFVALSPGHVLIQALLKTDLLNTEAKEEILSIQNTNMRTRSLEKRGVKLPLSVLHPLTNESIPVYMANFVLDNYGSGALMGVPGCDLRDHAFATLFNIPIKELIVGEVAPCPVGILKNSGEYNGLSTTEAKEKLSTLFEQKGLGKRIINYRLQDWGISRQRYWGALIPMIHCAHCGLVCEKIENLPILLPEDVVFDGEGNPLDKHKSFKHCLCPKCGQEARRETDTMDTFFQSSWYFLRYTTPPKLWDKQAFDLDALDYWMEVDEYIGGIEHAILHLLYARFFTKALRDLGYLHINEPFQALTTQGMVLKNGAKMSKSKGNVVTPQEILEKYGADIARAYIHFVAPPNKELEWNDQALEGAARFLKRFYEKSFLAKACKQLPFLDVNNLSDAEKEARKKIYLALQKCHDIFDKVQPHYPFNTLLAFCMEALNALEKTTNSALWTEGYYILTHVLEPLIPHVCHEISKRLFNLSNFKTLHVDPHALEEDQITMAVTINGKKRGQIVILKDLNQEALLQEARVSVAKWLDQKRVIKEVIVPHKLVNFVVQ from the coding sequence ATGCAAACCTATAATCCTAAAATCATTGAAAAAAAATGGCAAGAAATTTGGGCTAATGATTTAGCATTTGAACCTAGTTCTGATTTTTCTAAACCTAAAAAATATATTTTAAGCATGATGCCTTATCCTAGCGGTGAGGTACACATGGGGCATGTGCGCAATTATGCAATCGGCGATGCTTTAGCGCGTTACTACCGCCAAGTGGGTTATAATGTATTACACCCAATGGCTTTTGATGCCTTTGGCATGCCCGCAGAAAATGCGGCTATCAAACACCAAATCCACCCCAAAATCTGGACAGAGAAAAATATAGCCAACATGCAAGAGGAATTTAAGGCGCTAGGGTTTTCCTTTAGTAAGACTCGCGAATTTGCCACTTGCGATCCTAATTACACCAAAATTGAACAGCAATTTTTTATAGAGATGTTTTCTAAAGGTTTGGTATATCAAAAAGAGGCGTGGTTAAACTGGTGTCCTCTTGATCACACAGTTTTAGCTAATGAACAAGTCATTGATGGGAAATGCTGGCGCTGTGGCTCTGCTGTAGTGCAAAAGCAAATGCCACAATACTATCTTAGAATTACAAAGTATGCTGAGGAACTTTTAGAAGAACTTAAGAATTTAAAAGGCTCTTGGCCTACACAAGTTTTAAGCATGCAAGAACAGTGGATTGGCAAATCAGAAGGGTTAGCTTTTAGCTTTGCATTAGAAGCTGAAAGTATAGCGCGTTTAAATAGATCGGATTTAACACAAATTGAGGTATTTACAACCCGTATTGATACGATCTTTGGAGTAACTTTTGTAGCGCTCTCCCCCGGGCATGTGTTAATCCAAGCTTTATTAAAAACAGATTTACTAAACACAGAGGCTAAAGAAGAGATTTTAAGCATTCAAAATACCAATATGCGTACGCGTTCTTTAGAAAAAAGAGGGGTTAAATTACCGCTATCTGTTTTACACCCCTTAACCAATGAATCTATCCCCGTTTATATGGCTAATTTTGTACTAGATAATTATGGGAGCGGGGCGTTAATGGGAGTACCCGGGTGTGATCTTAGAGATCATGCCTTTGCAACCCTTTTTAATATCCCTATTAAAGAACTCATTGTAGGAGAAGTAGCGCCTTGCCCAGTAGGTATTTTAAAAAATAGCGGGGAATATAACGGGCTTAGCACCACAGAGGCTAAAGAAAAGCTTAGTACACTTTTTGAGCAAAAGGGATTAGGAAAGCGCATTATTAATTATCGCTTGCAAGATTGGGGTATTTCACGCCAGCGTTACTGGGGAGCGCTTATTCCTATGATACATTGCGCACATTGTGGCTTAGTGTGTGAGAAAATAGAAAATTTGCCTATTTTATTGCCCGAAGATGTGGTATTTGATGGCGAGGGCAATCCTTTAGATAAACATAAAAGTTTTAAACATTGTCTTTGCCCTAAATGTGGACAAGAGGCGCGCCGAGAAACTGATACAATGGATACCTTTTTCCAATCTAGTTGGTACTTTTTACGCTACACCACCCCGCCTAAACTTTGGGATAAACAGGCTTTTGATTTAGACGCACTAGATTATTGGATGGAGGTAGATGAATATATTGGCGGAATCGAACATGCCATTTTGCATTTACTTTATGCGCGCTTTTTTACTAAGGCTCTTAGAGATTTGGGTTATCTTCATATCAATGAACCCTTTCAGGCTCTCACCACTCAGGGCATGGTGCTTAAAAATGGCGCTAAAATGAGTAAATCTAAGGGCAATGTGGTTACGCCTCAAGAGATTTTAGAAAAATACGGGGCAGATATTGCTAGGGCATATATCCATTTTGTCGCACCGCCTAATAAAGAATTAGAATGGAATGATCAAGCCCTAGAAGGCGCAGCGCGTTTTTTAAAACGATTTTATGAAAAGTCATTTTTAGCAAAGGCTTGTAAACAACTCCCCTTTTTAGATGTAAATAATCTAAGCGATGCAGAAAAAGAAGCCCGTAAAAAAATTTATTTAGCCTTACAAAAATGCCATGATATTTTTGATAAAGTCCAGCCACATTATCCCTTTAATACTTTGCTTGCCTTTTGCATGGAAGCACTCAATGCCCTAGAAAAAACCACAAATAGCGCCTTGTGGACAGAAGGGTATTATATTTTAACCCATGTGTTAGAGCCTCTTATCCCCCATGTCTGCCATGAAATTTCTAAACGGCTTTTTAATTTGAGTAATTTTAAAACCCTCCATGTAGATCCACACGCATTAGAAGAAGATCAAATTACAATGGCCGTTACAATCAATGGCAAAAAACGAGGGCAAATTGTGATCTTAAAAGATTTAAATCAAGAAGCGCTTTTACAAGAGGCTAGAGTTAGCGTGGCTAAATGGCTAGATCAAAAACGCGTGATTAAAGAAGTTATCGTACCCCATAAATTAGTGAATTTTGTCGTGCAATGA
- a CDS encoding DUF6394 family protein codes for MDWGRVVFTVFSLASTTSIAGFLYEPNVVVLFVAMALNFIVTTLKIGVQKQFASELMGGSLVALLHLMPAFIFLQILNNLILAYTLMIGALISNVFCLILLIIDSIKNTDVEY; via the coding sequence ATGGATTGGGGTCGGGTTGTTTTTACGGTCTTTAGTTTGGCTAGCACCACCTCTATTGCGGGCTTTCTTTATGAACCTAATGTGGTGGTTTTATTTGTGGCTATGGCGCTTAATTTCATCGTTACAACCCTTAAAATCGGGGTACAAAAACAATTTGCTTCTGAGTTAATGGGGGGGTCTTTGGTAGCGCTTCTTCATCTCATGCCAGCCTTTATATTTTTACAAATTTTAAATAATCTAATTCTAGCCTACACTCTTATGATTGGGGCGCTAATTAGTAATGTCTTTTGTTTGATATTACTCATCATTGATAGCATTAAAAATACAGATGTGGAATACTAA
- the secF gene encoding protein translocase subunit SecF codes for MELFKRVRILNFMEYSKWGLGASCVVLLLCLALIIFKGFNLGVDFAGGSVAQVRFEKKAPLAQIREVFAKAHLNGVQVSAFGSDQEVVIKIPVGKQEIKDLGSQITEILAPLGKFEIRKLDSVGPKVGDELKQRGILSLVLAIVAMMLYVSFRYEWRFALASILALVHDSLITATSAIVFNIDLNLEVIAAVLTLIGYSINDTIIIFDRIREKMLAGRSNDLNFVINEAISSTLTRTLLTSLTVFFVLLVLYLFGSRILIGFSLPMLIGTVVGTYSSIFLAPRIAVLLGFDLAKYHDNELKKAKRKQEKERLRRLYEHGRV; via the coding sequence GTGGAACTCTTTAAACGGGTGAGAATTTTAAATTTTATGGAGTATTCTAAATGGGGCTTGGGGGCTTCTTGTGTTGTACTTTTGCTTTGTTTAGCTTTGATTATCTTTAAGGGTTTTAATTTGGGGGTGGATTTTGCAGGGGGGAGTGTAGCACAGGTGCGTTTTGAGAAAAAAGCGCCTTTAGCACAAATCCGCGAAGTCTTTGCAAAAGCCCATTTAAATGGGGTACAAGTAAGTGCCTTTGGCTCTGATCAAGAAGTGGTGATTAAAATTCCTGTAGGTAAACAAGAAATCAAAGATTTAGGCAGCCAGATTACAGAAATTTTAGCGCCTCTAGGTAAATTTGAAATCCGTAAATTAGATAGTGTAGGGCCTAAGGTGGGCGATGAGCTCAAACAAAGAGGGATTTTATCTTTGGTACTAGCCATTGTAGCGATGATGTTATATGTGAGTTTTCGCTATGAATGGCGCTTTGCCCTAGCTAGCATTTTAGCATTAGTCCATGACAGCCTCATCACCGCTACAAGCGCCATTGTTTTTAATATTGATTTAAACTTAGAGGTTATCGCTGCGGTTTTAACCTTAATTGGTTATTCCATTAATGACACCATTATCATTTTTGATCGCATTAGAGAAAAAATGCTTGCCGGTCGCTCTAATGATCTTAATTTTGTGATTAATGAGGCTATCTCTAGTACCTTGACCCGTACACTTCTTACTTCTTTAACCGTCTTTTTTGTGCTTTTAGTGCTCTATCTCTTTGGGTCTAGGATTTTAATTGGCTTTTCTTTGCCCATGCTCATTGGCACTGTTGTAGGGACTTATAGCTCTATTTTCTTAGCCCCCCGTATTGCCGTGCTTTTAGGTTTTGATTTAGCCAAATACCATGATAATGAGCTCAAAAAAGCCAAACGCAAACAAGAAAAGGAGCGTTTACGGCGCTTGTATGAACATGGAAGAGTCTAA
- the secD gene encoding protein translocase subunit SecD, translated as MSRIFNARLLVFMLAFIFGVGFSLPSFLQTKGPKITLGLDLRGGLSLLLGVQVQEALKNKYASIATSLDYAFKQQNLLIQDLRSSLQGVSFTLLDKDDAKSVAHILEDLRKDGIEIFVSQNSYNLHFSFEKAQALKQQTVVQVISTIRNRLDQFGLAEPTVLQQGKDAILVQLPGIKSIEEEQRAKDLITKSAHLQMMAVDEQKNEYLDQLSSAEIEKLGDVVLSYTGERGKLLLKAVPILDGEMLTNAQVVYDKDNRPVVSFSLNAQGAKIFGDFSGANVGKRMAVVLDNKVYSAPYIRERIGGGSGQISGNFTVAQASDLAIALRSGVLSAPLVVLEKRIIGPSLGTDSIKTSIVALISGFILVMVFMIAYYALAGVIASMALIVNLFLIVAVMAIFGATLTLPGMAGIVLTVGMAVDANIIINERIREGLRANESVAQALFSGYANASRAIFDSNLTSLIASLLLYAYGTGSVKGFALTTGIGILASILTAIIGTQGFYQAILPKLSRKKNLYLWFGVSQSVKHHKRIARGTL; from the coding sequence ATGTCTCGAATCTTTAATGCGAGATTATTGGTTTTCATGCTGGCCTTTATCTTTGGGGTGGGCTTTTCTTTGCCTAGTTTTTTACAAACTAAGGGGCCTAAGATCACTTTAGGGTTGGATTTAAGGGGGGGGTTGAGTTTGCTTTTAGGGGTGCAGGTACAAGAAGCGCTTAAAAATAAATATGCCTCTATAGCCACCTCTTTAGATTATGCTTTCAAACAACAAAATTTGTTAATCCAAGATTTGCGCTCTTCATTACAGGGTGTTTCTTTTACTTTGCTAGATAAAGATGACGCTAAGAGCGTTGCGCATATTTTGGAGGATTTGCGCAAAGATGGAATTGAGATTTTTGTTAGCCAAAATAGCTATAACTTGCATTTTTCCTTTGAAAAAGCCCAAGCTCTCAAGCAACAAACCGTAGTACAGGTTATTAGCACCATTAGAAACCGCCTCGATCAATTTGGCCTAGCCGAACCCACTGTTTTACAACAAGGTAAAGATGCGATTTTAGTCCAGTTGCCCGGTATTAAAAGCATTGAAGAGGAACAGCGGGCAAAGGATCTCATCACCAAATCCGCGCATTTACAAATGATGGCTGTAGATGAGCAAAAAAACGAATATCTAGATCAATTAAGCAGTGCAGAGATAGAAAAACTAGGCGATGTTGTATTATCCTACACAGGCGAGCGCGGTAAGTTATTATTAAAAGCCGTTCCCATTTTAGATGGGGAAATGTTAACAAATGCCCAAGTTGTTTATGATAAAGATAACCGTCCTGTTGTGAGTTTTTCATTAAATGCGCAGGGGGCTAAAATCTTTGGGGATTTTTCAGGGGCTAATGTGGGCAAACGCATGGCCGTTGTATTGGATAATAAAGTGTATTCAGCCCCCTATATCCGCGAACGCATTGGGGGAGGAAGTGGGCAGATTAGCGGGAATTTTACTGTAGCGCAAGCAAGCGATTTAGCCATTGCGCTTAGAAGTGGGGTTTTAAGCGCACCACTTGTTGTACTTGAAAAGCGCATTATTGGCCCTTCTTTAGGAACGGATAGCATTAAAACCTCCATTGTGGCGCTTATTTCTGGCTTTATTTTAGTTATGGTCTTTATGATTGCCTATTATGCCCTAGCTGGAGTTATTGCTAGCATGGCCTTGATTGTCAATTTATTTTTGATTGTTGCGGTCATGGCTATCTTTGGGGCGACTTTAACATTACCGGGCATGGCTGGAATTGTACTCACTGTGGGTATGGCCGTAGATGCCAATATTATTATCAATGAGCGCATTAGAGAGGGGCTTAGGGCTAATGAGAGTGTAGCACAGGCTCTATTTTCAGGCTATGCCAATGCCTCACGCGCTATTTTTGATTCAAATTTAACCTCTCTGATTGCTTCTTTATTGCTCTATGCCTATGGTACGGGCTCTGTTAAGGGTTTTGCGCTCACTACCGGCATTGGGATTTTAGCCTCAATTCTTACGGCCATTATAGGTACGCAAGGCTTTTATCAAGCTATTCTACCTAAACTCTCACGCAAGAAAAACCTTTATCTTTGGTTTGGTGTAAGCCAAAGTGTTAAACATCACAAAAGGATAGCCCGTGGAACTCTTTAA
- the yajC gene encoding preprotein translocase subunit YajC, with translation MNQSREILTSLLPLLVLFLIFYFLIIRPQRNQAKKHKEMLEGLQKGDKIVSQGGLICEVIKPESTFFKVKINDTTEVKLSKNHVAYKLEELESETKTTLQKGSN, from the coding sequence ATGAATCAGAGCCGGGAAATTTTAACCTCTTTGTTGCCCTTATTGGTGCTTTTTTTGATTTTCTACTTTTTAATTATCCGTCCACAACGCAACCAAGCCAAAAAACACAAAGAAATGTTAGAGGGTCTGCAAAAAGGGGATAAAATCGTTTCTCAGGGAGGGTTGATCTGTGAGGTGATCAAACCGGAGAGTACTTTTTTTAAGGTTAAAATTAATGATACAACAGAGGTTAAACTCTCTAAAAACCATGTTGCCTACAAACTTGAGGAATTAGAGAGCGAAACAAAAACCACTTTGCAAAAAGGGAGCAATTGA
- the nhaA gene encoding sodium/proton antiporter NhaA, which translates to MYPNALDFATIFLFISAVLAMICANSAIAPYYFELWHTQIGWVFGKTFVGFSLHEWIDDVFMAFFFLLVGLEIKREVLYGELCGFQKAAFPVIAALGGMLVPGLIYYSLNVNTNSAHGFGIPMATDIAFALGVILLLGKRVPTSLKVFLVTLAVADDLGAIIVIAIFYSTNLQITWLLCSGAILAMLIGLNKMGVRHLLPYLLLGVFLWITTYNSGIHATIAAVALAFTIPIKVSQQSELLQTFYQSLQRFKDSLMHSPPLNKPLDQEQRDSLYALRSATRSLQSPLERLERVLHPYGAYLIMPLFALANAGVHIGAQLHFNVDKILLGVMLGLIVGKPAGIFLITFLAEKIKIAKRPDGVSWWQILGAGMLAGIGFTMSMFISNIAFNSKEAMEVSKIAILLGSMASGILGTFYLLILGSFLKAKN; encoded by the coding sequence ATCTACCCAAATGCCCTTGACTTTGCCACTATTTTTCTCTTTATTAGCGCTGTGCTAGCAATGATTTGTGCTAATTCTGCTATAGCTCCCTATTATTTTGAACTATGGCACACCCAAATTGGGTGGGTTTTTGGAAAAACCTTTGTAGGGTTTTCTTTGCATGAGTGGATTGATGATGTGTTCATGGCCTTCTTTTTTCTATTAGTTGGGTTAGAAATTAAGCGAGAGGTTCTGTATGGGGAGTTGTGTGGCTTTCAAAAGGCAGCTTTTCCGGTTATCGCTGCTTTAGGGGGCATGCTTGTCCCCGGATTGATTTATTATAGCCTCAATGTTAATACAAATAGCGCGCATGGATTTGGTATCCCTATGGCTACTGATATTGCCTTTGCCTTAGGCGTTATTTTATTATTGGGCAAACGGGTACCCACTTCTTTAAAAGTATTTTTAGTTACCCTAGCTGTAGCAGACGATCTAGGCGCAATTATTGTCATTGCCATTTTTTATAGCACTAATTTACAGATAACTTGGCTTTTATGTTCGGGGGCTATTTTAGCCATGCTCATTGGTTTAAATAAAATGGGGGTGCGCCATTTATTGCCCTATTTATTGCTAGGGGTTTTTCTATGGATCACAACCTATAATAGCGGTATCCATGCCACTATCGCCGCTGTGGCTCTTGCATTCACTATTCCTATTAAAGTTTCTCAACAATCTGAGTTGCTCCAAACCTTTTACCAATCTTTACAGCGCTTTAAAGATAGCCTAATGCATTCTCCCCCACTTAATAAACCACTAGATCAAGAACAACGCGATTCTTTGTATGCTCTACGGAGTGCCACTAGGTCTTTACAAAGCCCACTAGAGCGTTTAGAGCGTGTTTTACACCCTTATGGCGCTTATTTAATCATGCCTTTGTTTGCCCTAGCTAATGCTGGGGTGCATATTGGAGCGCAATTGCATTTTAATGTGGATAAGATTTTATTAGGGGTGATGTTAGGGCTTATTGTGGGTAAACCCGCTGGGATTTTTCTTATCACCTTTTTAGCCGAGAAAATCAAGATTGCTAAACGGCCTGATGGGGTGAGTTGGTGGCAGATTTTAGGGGCAGGAATGTTAGCAGGCATTGGCTTTACAATGTCCATGTTTATTTCTAATATCGCTTTTAACAGCAAAGAAGCAATGGAGGTTTCTAAGATCGCCATTTTGCTAGGTTCGATGGCCTCAGGTATTTTGGGTACTTTTTACCTTTTAATTTTAGGGAGCTTTTTAAAAGCCAAAAATTAG